One stretch of Bacteroidota bacterium DNA includes these proteins:
- the tsf gene encoding translation elongation factor Ts, whose protein sequence is MAVTSEMVKQLREKTGAGMMDCKKALDEANGNMEAAIEVLRKKGAATAAKRADKAANEGIIVAKISPDGKHGIMVEINCETDFVARGEDFTSFAQSVAQIVFEKSPKNVEELLTLAHPDGKTVGDSLSNLTGKVGEKTEIRRIYDLNSDNGFLEQYVHMGSKIGVIVELGAELNPANKTIARDIAMQVAAMSPVVVSRDKVNKEIIEKELDIYRTQAKNEGKPEQIAEKIANGRLEKYYQEIVLLEQSFIKDAGKAVKDLLSPSVSVKQFKRFQLGESMN, encoded by the coding sequence ATGGCAGTCACTAGCGAAATGGTAAAACAACTGCGCGAAAAGACAGGCGCAGGAATGATGGATTGCAAAAAAGCACTCGATGAAGCAAACGGAAATATGGAAGCGGCAATCGAAGTTCTTCGGAAAAAAGGGGCGGCAACCGCTGCAAAGCGTGCAGATAAAGCGGCGAACGAAGGAATAATTGTTGCAAAAATTTCACCTGACGGTAAACACGGCATTATGGTTGAGATCAACTGTGAAACTGATTTTGTTGCCCGTGGAGAAGATTTTACTTCGTTTGCGCAATCTGTTGCACAGATTGTTTTCGAAAAATCTCCGAAGAACGTTGAAGAGTTGTTAACGCTTGCACATCCGGATGGAAAAACTGTCGGCGACTCACTTTCTAATTTAACCGGCAAAGTTGGTGAAAAGACAGAGATTCGACGTATCTATGATTTAAATTCAGACAATGGTTTCCTTGAACAGTATGTCCACATGGGAAGCAAGATCGGTGTGATTGTTGAACTGGGTGCTGAATTAAATCCGGCAAACAAAACCATCGCTCGTGACATTGCTATGCAAGTAGCAGCAATGAGTCCTGTTGTTGTCTCCAGGGATAAAGTAAACAAGGAAATAATCGAAAAAGAACTCGATATCTATCGTACGCAAGCAAAGAATGAGGGGAAACCCGAACAAATTGCCGAGAAGATCGCGAACGGACGACTTGAAAAATATTATCAAGAAATTGTTCTGCTTGAACAAAGTTTCATTAAAGACGCAGGGAAGGCGGTCAAAGACCTTCTCTCTCCAAGTGTTTCCGTGAAACAGTTTAAGAGATTCCAACTTGGCGAATCAATGAATTAA
- a CDS encoding ABC transporter ATP-binding protein → MKLLYSYLKNYWTLVMLALFLATINQTFSLLDPLVFRYVIDNYAMKFSQYTTEQFLQGVVSLLLLAMGAAFVSRVAKNFQDYYINVIVQRLGAQIYADGLKHSLELPYSVFEDQRSGETLGKLQKVRTDVERLISASINVLFTTLVGITFVMIYSLSVHWVIAPLYFSTVPILGFLSSTLSKKIKTIQKTIVGETTALAGSTTESLRNIELVKSLGLANQEIDRLNSTTQKILSLELKKVKYIRGLSFIQGTSVNFLRTAILFSMLYLIFTQQISVGQFFSLWIYSFFIFGPLQQLGDIINIYREAEVSLNNFEAILNTPKEPKPVSPVKVTNVQTLAFNKVTFQHQSSNKSALNEISFKTKLGETIAFVGPSGAGKTTLVKLLVGLYRPQSGNILYDGKNFDEIDFDALRERIGFVTQDTQLFSGTIRENLLFVNPKATDADCLDVLNKAACQSLLSRADKGLDSIIGEGGVKVSGGEKQRLSIARALLRNPQLLVFDEATSSLDSLTEEEISETIRNISNQKDMITILIAHRLSTVMHSDTIYVLEKGKIVESGSHTKLVKAKGLYYAMWRQQVGEQTNGVMKTAVKARKLISKN, encoded by the coding sequence ATGAAACTGTTGTACTCTTATCTCAAGAATTATTGGACGTTGGTCATGTTGGCATTGTTCCTTGCAACAATTAATCAAACATTTTCACTGCTCGATCCATTGGTTTTTCGATATGTCATCGATAATTATGCGATGAAATTCAGTCAATACACTACCGAACAATTTCTGCAAGGTGTAGTGAGTCTGCTGTTGTTAGCAATGGGTGCTGCTTTTGTATCACGTGTGGCAAAAAATTTTCAGGACTACTATATCAATGTTATTGTTCAGCGTCTTGGAGCACAAATCTACGCTGACGGTTTGAAACACTCTCTTGAATTACCCTATTCCGTTTTTGAGGACCAACGAAGCGGCGAAACGCTCGGCAAATTGCAAAAGGTCCGTACCGACGTTGAACGCCTTATCTCCGCCTCCATTAATGTTCTCTTCACAACGCTTGTGGGTATTACATTTGTGATGATCTACTCGTTATCCGTTCATTGGGTGATTGCTCCATTGTATTTTTCAACCGTCCCTATTCTTGGTTTTCTAAGTTCCACGTTGAGCAAAAAGATTAAGACGATCCAAAAGACAATTGTCGGTGAAACGACTGCGCTGGCAGGATCAACCACGGAATCATTACGGAATATTGAACTCGTAAAAAGCTTAGGACTGGCAAACCAGGAAATAGATCGGCTGAATAGCACAACGCAAAAGATCTTGAGTCTGGAACTAAAGAAAGTGAAATACATCCGTGGATTGAGTTTCATTCAAGGCACATCCGTCAATTTTCTTCGTACCGCAATACTATTCTCGATGTTGTATTTAATATTTACGCAACAAATATCTGTCGGGCAATTCTTCTCACTGTGGATATACTCATTTTTCATTTTTGGTCCACTACAGCAGTTAGGAGACATTATTAATATTTATCGTGAAGCTGAAGTTTCACTCAATAATTTTGAAGCCATACTTAATACTCCGAAAGAACCAAAACCGGTTTCTCCCGTAAAAGTAACAAATGTTCAAACTCTTGCGTTCAATAAAGTGACATTTCAACATCAATCATCAAACAAATCCGCCTTAAACGAAATTTCATTTAAAACGAAGCTCGGGGAAACAATTGCTTTCGTCGGTCCATCCGGTGCTGGTAAAACAACACTTGTAAAGTTACTCGTAGGTTTGTACCGCCCCCAATCTGGCAATATTCTTTACGACGGAAAAAACTTTGATGAAATAGATTTCGATGCACTGCGAGAACGGATCGGTTTTGTCACTCAGGATACGCAACTATTCTCAGGGACAATTCGTGAAAATCTCCTGTTTGTAAATCCAAAAGCGACGGATGCCGATTGTCTCGATGTACTGAACAAAGCAGCATGTCAATCTCTTCTCTCTCGAGCGGATAAGGGACTGGATTCAATAATAGGCGAAGGGGGTGTAAAAGTGTCCGGTGGAGAAAAACAGCGCCTTTCGATTGCACGGGCATTATTGCGTAATCCCCAGCTGCTTGTTTTTGATGAAGCAACTTCATCTCTGGATTCATTGACGGAAGAAGAAATCAGCGAAACGATTCGAAATATTTCCAATCAAAAAGATATGATAACGATTTTGATAGCTCACCGACTTTCTACAGTGATGCATTCCGATACAATCTATGTTCTGGAAAAAGGAAAAATTGTCGAATCCGGGTCGCACACAAAACTCGTCAAAGCAAAAGGATTATATTACGCAATGTGGCGGCAACAGGTTGGCGAACAAACAAATGGAGTAATGAAAACAGCAGTGAAGGCACGCAAACTTATTTCTAAAAATTAA
- the frr gene encoding ribosome recycling factor, which translates to MQLKDILKNCDTRMQKAVESVRHELVKIRTGKATTALLDTVKVDAYGTMMPINQVGSISVVDAHMLAVTPWDQGMLQSIERGIIASNLGLNPSIDGKIVRVPIPMLNEERRRELVKLVKKFGEEGKVAVRNVRRDENEQLKKSEKDEHFSEDDRKRGEQEVQKYTDKYIKEVDNLLTVKEKEIMEV; encoded by the coding sequence ATGCAGCTTAAAGATATATTAAAAAATTGTGATACCCGGATGCAAAAAGCAGTGGAAAGCGTTCGGCATGAATTAGTAAAGATTCGTACTGGGAAAGCAACAACGGCCCTTCTTGATACTGTAAAGGTCGATGCCTATGGTACCATGATGCCGATCAATCAAGTTGGTTCTATTAGCGTTGTGGATGCTCATATGCTCGCTGTAACTCCATGGGATCAAGGAATGCTTCAGTCGATTGAACGGGGGATCATTGCCTCTAATCTTGGACTGAATCCTAGTATTGACGGAAAGATAGTACGCGTTCCAATTCCGATGTTGAACGAAGAACGTCGCAGAGAATTGGTAAAGTTAGTGAAAAAATTTGGTGAAGAAGGGAAGGTTGCCGTTCGCAATGTTCGGCGCGACGAGAATGAACAATTAAAAAAATCTGAAAAAGACGAACACTTCTCTGAAGATGATCGTAAACGGGGTGAGCAGGAAGTTCAAAAATATACCGATAAGTACATTAAGGAAGTCGACAATCTTCTTACAGTTAAAGAAAAAGAAATTATGGAAGTGTAA
- a CDS encoding 5-formyltetrahydrofolate cyclo-ligase — protein sequence MISKATLREQLKLERHNLSKQYVRERSKMIVEQLLSLPEFFRADVVHTYISSKNNEVDTHELIRILLKHKKRVVVPIAEKATKLMKHSELFSLSELVGGAYGILEPRMYRPVSVSDLQVVVVPALAVDRNGNRLGFGAGFYDRFLQDISLPTIALAYDFQIIKEVPQETTDIPVSFVVTEQEIIRCRN from the coding sequence ATGATCAGCAAAGCCACACTGCGAGAACAATTAAAATTGGAACGGCACAACCTTTCCAAACAGTATGTTCGCGAACGTTCGAAGATGATTGTGGAACAATTGCTATCTCTTCCCGAATTTTTTCGGGCTGATGTCGTGCATACGTACATTTCTTCGAAGAATAACGAAGTGGATACTCATGAATTGATCCGAATCTTGTTGAAACATAAAAAGCGGGTTGTTGTTCCTATCGCAGAGAAAGCGACAAAATTAATGAAACATTCAGAACTCTTTTCATTAAGCGAACTGGTTGGAGGTGCTTACGGAATTCTTGAACCAAGAATGTACCGACCCGTTTCTGTATCCGACTTACAGGTTGTTGTTGTTCCCGCTCTTGCTGTCGATCGCAACGGGAATCGATTAGGATTCGGCGCTGGTTTTTACGATCGTTTTCTCCAAGACATTTCCCTTCCAACAATTGCATTGGCGTATGATTTTCAGATTATAAAAGAGGTTCCGCAAGAAACAACAGATATTCCTGTCTCATTTGTGGTTACAGAACAAGAGATTATCCGCTGCCGCAACTAA
- a CDS encoding PspC domain-containing protein: MNSQKLYRSQTNKVFAGVCGGLAEYFDVDPVVIRILFVLMVLFGGTGIVLYIAAIFIVPKKPFMLNDAQTQSQTISTQPKNESVRNWFGIALVIVGIMLLLANMEIFHFFNFLEDTFEYIFPVLLIILGMAIIYYRQSQTESGVQQPQTEQSSASAQYSTPAFRNFRRSMSDKKIFGVCGGLAQYFGIDSSLIRMLYVILCLASFGAGLVLYILIALIVPYDNVINVRVS, translated from the coding sequence ATGAACAGCCAGAAATTGTATCGTTCACAAACAAATAAAGTGTTCGCCGGTGTTTGCGGGGGACTTGCAGAATATTTTGATGTAGATCCCGTTGTTATTCGGATTTTATTTGTCCTTATGGTGCTCTTCGGCGGAACAGGTATCGTCCTTTATATTGCGGCAATCTTTATTGTGCCAAAAAAGCCATTTATGTTGAACGATGCTCAGACGCAGTCACAAACGATTTCGACGCAACCGAAGAACGAATCGGTTCGCAATTGGTTCGGTATTGCACTGGTTATTGTCGGAATCATGCTTCTTTTGGCTAATATGGAAATATTCCACTTTTTCAATTTTCTTGAAGATACATTCGAATATATTTTCCCCGTCCTCTTAATTATTCTTGGTATGGCGATTATTTACTATCGTCAGTCCCAAACAGAATCCGGCGTCCAACAACCTCAGACTGAACAGTCTTCAGCTTCAGCGCAATATTCAACGCCGGCATTTCGTAATTTTCGGCGTTCAATGAGCGACAAGAAGATCTTCGGCGTTTGCGGCGGTCTTGCACAATATTTTGGAATTGATTCGAGTCTGATCAGAATGTTATATGTTATTTTATGCTTGGCATCGTTTGGCGCAGGACTTGTGTTGTATATACTCATTGCGTTGATTGTACCGTATGATAATGTGATCAATGTGCGGGTATCATAA
- a CDS encoding DMT family transporter, translated as MNIYIIILFQQLLAAGTHLIAKTVTQEVHPVVLTFLRNVISLFAMLVMFLAREKRIKVEKKDIRHLLWLSFLAVPMNQFLYLYGIKFTLASNGALLYATTPALVLILSYFVLQERLTQKKILGVIVAFAGISIVMFEKGIDFSSDYFYGNVMIFFAVISWAMFAINGKQLVKKYGAFHITALSMIGGAIMFLPIGIVYFASTDVPTITIGNWWGILYLSLGTSVVSYILWFYTLARMDTTKVAVFANAQPILTTLLAVLILNQPVTIAFLVGGTITIVGVVLTQRK; from the coding sequence ATGAATATATACATTATCATCTTGTTCCAACAGCTTCTAGCAGCAGGAACACACCTTATTGCAAAAACTGTCACACAGGAAGTGCATCCCGTCGTTCTAACCTTTTTACGGAACGTCATCTCATTATTTGCAATGCTAGTGATGTTTTTGGCAAGAGAAAAACGAATAAAGGTAGAGAAGAAGGATATAAGACATCTACTCTGGCTCTCTTTTCTTGCTGTACCGATGAATCAATTCCTATATCTCTATGGGATTAAATTCACTCTTGCCTCTAACGGAGCATTGTTATACGCAACAACCCCAGCACTGGTACTGATCTTATCTTATTTTGTTCTTCAAGAACGGTTAACGCAAAAAAAAATTCTCGGTGTAATAGTTGCGTTTGCTGGGATTTCAATTGTTATGTTTGAGAAGGGGATCGATTTTTCTTCAGATTATTTTTATGGCAATGTGATGATCTTTTTTGCGGTGATTTCGTGGGCAATGTTTGCAATCAACGGCAAACAATTGGTGAAAAAGTATGGCGCATTTCACATCACAGCTCTTTCCATGATTGGTGGGGCAATAATGTTCTTGCCGATTGGGATTGTTTACTTTGCGTCAACGGACGTTCCTACGATTACCATAGGAAATTGGTGGGGCATTCTTTATCTCAGTTTAGGAACCTCAGTTGTGTCATATATTCTCTGGTTTTACACTCTTGCAAGAATGGATACGACAAAAGTGGCGGTCTTTGCAAACGCCCAGCCGATACTGACAACATTATTAGCAGTATTAATTTTGAATCAACCTGTTACTATAGCTTTCCTCGTAGGAGGTACGATTACAATTGTAGGGGTTGTGTTAACGCAAAGGAAATAG
- the polA gene encoding DNA polymerase I, which translates to MKRRETLFLIDSMGIAYRSYFAFIQNPLINSKGENTSAIYGFINYLNKILDEQKPDYIAAVFDTDKPTFRHIAYKEYKATRNKMPDDLASSLGYLKDVVKAFNVPVLELDGFEADDIMGTLAKRAEKEKIDTFLVTSDKDFMQLVSNRVKIYRPGKFGNDDEIVGEEGVMEKFGVPPDQVIEMLGLIGDTSDNVPGVPGVGPKTALPLVQKYKTIEKILANIDSIPQKGLQEKLRTNKELALLSKRLVTIDINVPIKVDLHHLKAKDKDVATLIKMYEHLEFKSFAKRLKEQGVVATLTEKKSDESVEEPITLQNISTSEHEYIIVKKDAEYLKLLSELKKAKSFVFDTETTSTDALRAELVGIAFSFKHPKAYYLPVIDNVVQAETGDLFTGKTETKREGFQIERIIKDLKPIFENEKVKKFGQNIKYDSLVLSTKGISVTGVAFDTMIAAYVLRSDRQHSLDSLAAEHLNYRMVSFDELTNDGKKDIREIPVEEVGNYSAEDADITLQLVDILHDKISTNGLKSLCNEIEFPLIEVLTDMEIHGVKLDVPFLSTMSKEIGLTLDGLITNIYKLADEKFNINSTQQLAKILFEKLKLRSVKKTKTGFSTDVAVLEILRKEHPIVEQLLEYRQLQKLKSTYVDALPKLINPLTGKLHTSFNQTVAATGRLSSSDPNLQNIPIRTELGRKMRKAFIPSNKHSIILSADYSQIELRIMAHISGDLGLLDAFKNHEDIHASTAAKVFNVTQKDITRDMRRKAKEVNFGIMYGIGPFGLASRLDISQSEAKEIIQKYFERFPKVNQYISSTIAAAHSNGFVETLKGRRRYLADINNKNQNIRANAERQSINMPIQGTAADMIKMAMINIHREFKAKKIKSKMVLQVHDELVFDVLKEEEAKVKKIVEKEMREAMPLDVPIEVEIGVGKDWLEAH; encoded by the coding sequence ATGAAACGCAGAGAAACGCTTTTTTTGATAGATTCAATGGGTATCGCATATAGATCGTATTTTGCGTTCATCCAAAATCCTTTGATCAACTCCAAAGGAGAAAATACCAGTGCCATCTACGGCTTTATCAATTATCTTAATAAAATTCTTGACGAACAAAAACCAGATTACATCGCCGCAGTATTTGATACTGATAAACCGACGTTCCGACATATTGCATATAAGGAATACAAAGCCACCCGTAATAAAATGCCGGACGATCTCGCATCCTCTCTTGGTTATCTCAAAGATGTTGTGAAAGCATTTAATGTCCCCGTTCTTGAACTTGACGGTTTTGAAGCCGATGATATTATGGGCACGCTGGCAAAACGTGCCGAAAAAGAAAAAATTGATACATTCCTTGTCACGTCTGATAAAGACTTCATGCAACTCGTCTCTAACCGTGTGAAAATCTATCGTCCCGGAAAATTTGGCAATGACGATGAGATCGTCGGCGAAGAAGGAGTCATGGAAAAATTCGGCGTCCCGCCGGACCAAGTGATCGAGATGCTCGGACTCATCGGGGACACTTCGGATAATGTTCCTGGTGTTCCCGGTGTTGGCCCGAAAACGGCTCTTCCACTTGTTCAAAAATATAAAACAATTGAAAAGATCCTGGCGAACATCGATTCCATCCCGCAAAAAGGATTACAAGAAAAACTCCGAACAAATAAAGAACTCGCTCTCCTTTCCAAACGACTGGTTACCATTGATATCAACGTTCCTATTAAAGTTGATCTCCATCATTTAAAAGCCAAAGATAAAGATGTAGCAACGCTCATAAAAATGTACGAACACTTAGAGTTCAAATCATTCGCAAAACGATTGAAAGAACAAGGTGTTGTTGCCACGTTAACAGAAAAAAAGAGTGACGAGTCGGTTGAAGAACCCATAACATTACAGAACATTAGCACTTCAGAACATGAATACATCATTGTTAAAAAGGATGCTGAATACTTAAAACTATTGAGCGAACTGAAAAAGGCAAAGTCATTCGTCTTCGACACAGAAACGACCTCAACAGACGCACTTCGTGCTGAATTGGTTGGTATTGCATTCTCCTTCAAACATCCAAAAGCATATTACCTTCCTGTCATCGACAATGTTGTTCAAGCAGAAACCGGAGATCTTTTCACCGGAAAAACGGAAACAAAACGAGAAGGTTTTCAGATCGAACGAATTATCAAAGATCTAAAACCTATTTTTGAGAATGAAAAGGTGAAAAAATTCGGACAGAACATAAAATACGATTCTCTCGTTCTTTCAACAAAAGGAATCTCCGTCACCGGTGTTGCATTCGACACGATGATCGCGGCATATGTTCTCCGATCAGATCGTCAACATTCCCTTGATTCGCTTGCCGCAGAGCACTTGAACTACAGAATGGTCTCGTTTGATGAGCTGACCAATGATGGAAAAAAGGATATCCGTGAAATCCCGGTGGAAGAAGTGGGAAACTATTCTGCGGAAGATGCCGATATCACTCTTCAATTGGTAGACATTCTGCATGACAAGATTTCAACGAACGGATTAAAGTCGCTATGTAACGAAATTGAGTTTCCGCTTATCGAAGTACTGACCGATATGGAAATACATGGAGTAAAACTTGACGTTCCATTTCTCTCCACAATGTCAAAAGAAATAGGATTAACACTTGATGGCCTTATAACGAACATCTATAAACTCGCCGATGAAAAATTCAATATTAATTCAACACAACAACTGGCAAAAATCCTCTTTGAAAAATTAAAACTCCGCTCCGTCAAAAAAACGAAAACGGGATTTTCCACCGATGTGGCCGTGCTTGAAATATTACGGAAAGAACACCCTATCGTTGAACAGTTATTGGAATATCGACAGCTGCAAAAATTAAAATCGACGTATGTTGATGCCCTGCCGAAACTCATCAATCCGTTGACCGGGAAGTTGCACACATCCTTCAATCAAACGGTCGCAGCAACGGGACGGCTTTCCAGCAGTGATCCGAATCTGCAGAATATCCCAATCCGTACAGAGCTTGGAAGGAAAATGCGCAAAGCATTCATTCCATCAAATAAACATTCCATCATTCTATCTGCGGATTATTCACAAATTGAACTGCGGATTATGGCACACATCTCCGGCGATCTCGGACTACTCGATGCGTTCAAAAACCATGAAGACATCCATGCATCAACAGCCGCAAAAGTATTCAATGTCACTCAAAAAGATATTACGAGAGATATGCGCCGAAAAGCAAAAGAAGTGAATTTCGGAATTATGTACGGAATTGGACCATTTGGGTTAGCATCTCGTTTAGATATCTCTCAATCGGAAGCAAAAGAGATCATTCAAAAGTACTTCGAACGCTTCCCGAAAGTGAATCAATATATATCAAGCACGATTGCCGCCGCACATTCTAATGGATTTGTGGAAACTTTAAAAGGAAGGCGCCGATATTTAGCTGATATCAACAATAAGAATCAAAATATTCGGGCAAATGCCGAGCGCCAATCAATCAATATGCCGATTCAGGGAACTGCTGCTGATATGATTAAAATGGCAATGATTAATATCCATCGCGAATTTAAAGCAAAAAAAATAAAGAGCAAGATGGTGTTACAGGTTCATGACGAACTTGTCTTTGATGTTTTAAAAGAGGAAGAGGCGAAAGTAAAAAAGATTGTTGAAAAAGAGATGCGTGAGGCAATGCCGTTGGATGTTCCTATTGAAGTGGAGATTGGTGTCGGAAAGGATTGGCTGGAAGCACATTAA
- a CDS encoding DUF5668 domain-containing protein, whose protein sequence is MDKQQFNRIPFFGIILVVIGVGLLLRQMHIVRIDGTSLLLFGLIAYGAAMVIRSFVTNIRQSLFFGSICFFSGVLLILGEYGLIERSAYVYVPGFLMAFGLSFVMLFLFNFRDFHLLLPALIFIGLGVAFMMTEIGYLYPSDVKEAIRQYWPAAIILFGILMLFRRKEKKANL, encoded by the coding sequence ATGGATAAACAACAATTTAATCGTATTCCTTTTTTTGGAATTATTCTTGTTGTGATTGGCGTTGGATTATTGTTGCGCCAAATGCACATTGTCCGAATCGATGGTACATCGTTACTATTATTCGGCTTGATTGCATACGGAGCCGCAATGGTCATCCGTTCATTTGTTACTAATATTCGTCAATCGCTGTTCTTTGGAAGTATTTGTTTCTTTTCCGGCGTGCTTCTTATTCTTGGGGAATATGGGTTGATTGAGCGGTCGGCGTACGTGTATGTTCCGGGATTTCTGATGGCATTTGGTTTGTCATTCGTGATGTTGTTCCTTTTTAATTTTAGAGATTTTCACCTGCTGTTGCCAGCCCTCATCTTCATCGGTCTTGGAGTAGCATTTATGATGACAGAGATTGGATATCTTTACCCAAGTGATGTGAAAGAAGCTATTCGTCAATATTGGCCGGCAGCAATTATTCTCTTTGGTATACTGATGCTGTTTCGAAGGAAAGAGAAGAAGGCTAATTTGTAA
- a CDS encoding endonuclease III translates to MAKKKSPNTKDLSDKSDNINWNKELTPLFKKYQGRKHPLEYKNLYQLLVMVVLSARDSDRNINSLAPALFKKFPSMKYLAKTTPEDLYPFISKVSNFGNKSQWITKTAKEIKDDKNIPLTQEGLTQYSGIGRKSANVIMSQMDAPAEGVIVDLHTLRVAPRLGIAQGTNPEKIEKQLMEKIPQKKWHILGMSLTYLGRETCRPTNPKCHECVVNSVCAFYKEQKP, encoded by the coding sequence ATGGCAAAGAAAAAATCTCCAAACACCAAAGATCTGTCTGACAAATCGGACAATATTAATTGGAATAAAGAGCTAACACCTCTCTTCAAAAAATATCAGGGACGTAAACATCCCCTGGAATACAAAAATTTGTACCAATTGCTTGTAATGGTGGTTCTTTCGGCGCGGGATTCAGACAGGAATATCAATTCCCTTGCACCCGCTCTTTTCAAAAAGTTTCCTTCCATGAAGTACCTTGCTAAGACAACACCGGAAGATCTTTATCCTTTCATTAGCAAGGTTTCAAACTTCGGCAATAAATCACAGTGGATCACAAAAACTGCCAAAGAAATTAAAGACGATAAGAATATTCCGTTAACGCAGGAAGGTTTGACCCAATATTCTGGCATTGGAAGAAAATCGGCAAATGTTATTATGAGCCAAATGGACGCCCCGGCTGAAGGGGTGATTGTTGATCTTCATACATTGCGTGTTGCTCCCCGCCTTGGAATTGCACAAGGAACAAATCCTGAGAAAATTGAAAAACAGTTGATGGAGAAAATACCGCAAAAGAAGTGGCATATTCTCGGTATGTCTCTTACATATCTTGGACGGGAAACGTGCAGACCAACGAACCCAAAATGCCACGAATGTGTAGTGAATTCTGTCTGTGCTTTTTATAAAGAGCAGAAACCGTAA
- the pyrH gene encoding UMP kinase: MAVPKYKRILLKLSGEALMGNLDYGIDANILKQYAEEIKKIHQLDVQIGIVIGGGNIYRGIENSSDGIDKVTGDHMGMLATVINALALQNTLEHHGMYTRCQTAIDMARIAEPYIRRKAVRHLEKNRIVIFAAGTGNPYFTTDTAAVLRGIEIEANIIIKGTRVDGIYDSDPEKNPTAKQYSLINYDDVFKKNLKVMDMTAITLCKENKLPISVFNMNVQNNLLNLVLGEKVGTTVTNSAPLL; this comes from the coding sequence ATGGCAGTTCCGAAATATAAACGCATTCTGCTCAAGTTGAGCGGAGAAGCGCTCATGGGTAATTTGGATTACGGCATCGATGCCAACATCCTGAAACAATATGCGGAAGAGATTAAAAAAATTCATCAGCTTGATGTGCAGATAGGGATTGTTATTGGCGGGGGAAATATTTACCGCGGAATCGAGAATTCTTCCGATGGAATCGATAAAGTAACCGGCGACCATATGGGAATGCTGGCAACGGTGATTAATGCTCTCGCACTCCAAAATACACTGGAACACCATGGAATGTATACCCGGTGCCAAACAGCAATTGACATGGCGCGTATTGCCGAGCCATATATCCGGCGTAAGGCAGTCCGTCATCTGGAAAAAAATCGTATCGTAATTTTTGCAGCAGGGACAGGAAATCCGTATTTTACAACGGATACAGCGGCAGTGCTTCGTGGAATTGAAATCGAAGCGAATATCATCATTAAAGGGACACGGGTAGACGGAATCTATGATTCAGATCCGGAGAAAAACCCGACCGCAAAACAATACTCACTTATTAATTATGATGATGTCTTCAAAAAGAATCTCAAAGTCATGGATATGACCGCAATAACACTCTGCAAAGAAAATAAATTACCGATTAGCGTTTTTAACATGAACGTTCAAAATAATTTGTTGAATCTTGTTCTTGGGGAAAAAGTCGGAACAACCGTTACAAATTCCGCTCCATTGTTATAG